The genomic DNA AAGGACGAGACTGCGTTAGCACTGCTACGTACACTGCACTGGCCGAAATAAGCGGATCGGGCGCTGGAACATGAACGAGAGCGAGCTGACCAGGGTCCGTGCAAATGCACCGGCCGCCGAGTCGATGCGGCTCACGCCAGAACGTGAGTCCTTTGGCCCATCGCGCGTGCCATAGTCCGGCTCTACCGAGTCgtccgcgacggcgagcgacaggtgccgccgcgccgtctcCGCCCCCGCTTCGTCGGCCATCCACGAAGGATCGACGCAGTGTAGGTGGAGGATAGGCGATCGGGCGCCCGATGATTCACAATCCCACTTTCCATCTATCGCCAGCTAGTGGAcacgagacgcgcgagcgtctgtAGCGCATAGTGCTTTACCTGCGAGTCGTCGTGGTCGACAAGGCCCATGATCGCATccttgccgccgagcgcgacgacgcggcgccggccgccatCGTAAAAGTGCACAAACTTGCCGAGGTCCGAGcacgcgacggcgagcgtcgtcgCGTCCGAATGTGCCTCGGGCttgacgagcgcgacgagctccttgagctccttgccgtcgtgctcgaccagcttCTCTGCGTTCTCTTTCCAAaagtcctcgagcgtgtgcaCCGGGTTGTCAAAGGTGAGGTGCTTGCTGTGAAGCTCGGAAATGTACTCTTCGTACGAGTTCATCTCGTCCAGGCGCTTGCTGAGCGCGGACGACACATACTTCAGGTCGTCCGTCAGCTCCTGGTCGGAGTAgttgcgctcctcgagcgtctggcACAGCGGCAGCACcttggcgccgagcaggcgcgacgcgttctcgtcgtcggcagcgagcaTGTTGCGCCAAATACCCACAATCAGGCGCACGATCTTGTGCttgagcgcggcctgcgcggcgctggcaAGCGCAGAGGCAAGGCCAAAGTGCGCGTCGATGCCCGACGCGGCCTGCTTATCAAACGTGAGGATCCagagcgcaaagagcgcctgGTACTGCAGCTGGGGCTTGCCGCCGGcttcgcgcggcgtcgacgagccgctgcccggcgcgcccgatGTGGTCTGGACCAGATTCACAagcgtcgcgacgagcgacAGGTTGCCGTCCTTCGCCTCGGAAGCCTGCGCCCAGACCGTGGCGCGGAAaggcgcctggcgcaggaTCTCGCCGAGGATCGCGAGGGAAATCGGCGCGGCGTTGCCCTCGGAGCCGTCGTCACCGCTGCCGTTCGCAACGGCCTTGAGCTGCTTGTCGATAAACTCGAGCAGCTTTAGGAGCGCGTCCtttggcggcgcgtcgtaATCGCGCGACGCCTGCTGCGTCGTGAGAAAgacggcgaggagctgcgccgccttgaGCGAGACGAATGCGTCCTGCACATCGAAAAGTCTGCGTTAGCACAGCAACGTACTTGAACAGCGACTGGtagagctgcggcgcatcgttcTGGTCCAGCGAGAGGAACCAGTCGAGGTGAtcgggcgccgcctgcacgaGGTCGTCGGCAAGCAGCACGACCTGCTGAATGGTATCCGCGCGGCTGAGCTTGCCCAGGAGCTTGGTGTAGAGAGCAGCGTACTCTGCGCCCTTCTCGATGACAATCTCCATCTtatcctcgcgctcggcgtgctccgcgtcgcggagcATCtggagctcctcggcgctaATCaactcggcgcggtggtATCCCTCCCACGCCGTCTGCCGGGCCTGCAACTTCTCCGCCGTATCTTCCATCCAGGTGTTCTCGAGAGGCAGCAACGGCGACGTAgcgaccgcgcgctcgccgcgcttctCCTGCTTCGCTTCCGGCATGATGGCGCTGCGGAGCGACCCGACCCGCCCGTGCAGGTACCAACCCACGTGGCTCCACGTGACAGAGAAGAAGCCTTCTACCATGCTCcgaggcgtgcgtgcgcaagcgcaggctgccgcggcgagcgcgaagcgcgcggcgagtaCCGATGTCAAGGCGGGTGCAGCACCTCTGAGCTCGGCCTTGCTGGtgacgcgcgcgcccgtgctccagcgcgagctgacGTCGTTTGAGCGCGAGTACTACCGCTTCAACACGGCCCTGTCGCACACGCTCATGCAGCCGTTCCCGCGCGACATGTACTTCAAGAAGGGATCGGCGGCAGAGTCGCGGTTTGACGAGTACTATACGCAGCTGCAAAAGACGTGGGAGGTGGAGACAgagacgcgcggcgcgcacgagTCGCGGAAAAACGCACAGAacgactcggacgcggaGCTCTACGCGACGCTTCCGCGCACGACCGACGCCGATGCACAAAAGAATGTGCGCAGCTTGGAGCGCGCACTCGACCGGACACTCTACCTGTTTGTCTCGGACAAGAAGGACGAGTGGCGCCTGCctgccaaggcgctgccgaccgAGCGCACACTCGACGACACACTGCACGGCACGGCGACCGAGGCCGTGACGGAGAAACTGGGAGATACCATGGACCTGTGGCTCGTGAGCAAGCTGCCGATTGCCGTCGTGCAGGGCGCACCCAAGACCTACATCCTCCGCGCGCACGTGCTTGCaggcgagccgctcgccaAGAAGGGCGTCGAGTTTGCGTGGCTCACCAAGGaggaggccgccgagcgctttgAAAAgggcagcagcgacgccaAGGCGTACTGGAACAAGGTCCAAGGACTGCTGGACGAGTAGCATGTAGCACACTATGAGATATGCCGATGCACTATGATCGATGCGAGCGGTTGAAAGGtgcacgcgctggccgcgcTGGCCGCGCAGCCAGCGTGCCTCCTCcgccgcccccgccgccCCCGCCGGCGCTTTTGCGTGGTGATCGCCGTGGCGCCCCTCCACTTACCCAcgtggccaaggcgcgaTCGACGGGTCGCCTCTCTCCCTTGCGACGCGATGGCCACGTTGTCGCCCGGGTCccccgcgccgggcgcgcgtgcagagAGCGATGCAGAATTAAGCATCGTGTCCGAAACTACTACGCATACGGCGTCTGCACGCCGTTTCGAcaagcgccttgcgcaaaTGAAAGATCATCACCTCCATGCACTCCACGCGATCCGGCACTTtttgcgcacgcgcagcagctACGACGTGCTGCCTGTCTCGTTCCGGCTGGTCGTACTGGATACGAAGCTGACGATCAAGTCGGCGCTCGATGTCATGTGCCAGGCCGGCGTCGTGTCCGCCCCCCTTTGGCGCTCAACGCTGTCGGACGACGAaggggcgccggcgcgccgcccctCGAACGAGAATTACAGCAGCCGTGCGGATGGCCGCCCCGGATTCTCTGGCATGATCACTGTGAACGATATCATCCATCTCATCCAATACTACTACCACACCGCGAC from Malassezia japonica chromosome 1, complete sequence includes the following:
- the VMA13 gene encoding H(+)-transporting V1 sector ATPase subunit H (EggNog:ENOG503NY79; BUSCO:EOG09263E9V; COG:C) produces the protein MPEAKQEKRGERAVATSPLLPLENTWMEDTAEKLQARQTAWEGYHRAELISAEELQMLRDAEHAEREDKMEIVIEKGAEYAALYTKLLGKLSRADTIQQVVLLADDLVQAAPDHLDWFLSLDQNDAPQLYQSLFKLFDVQDAFVSLKAAQLLAVFLTTQQASRDYDAPPKDALLKLLEFIDKQLKAVANGSGDDGSEGNAAPISLAILGEILRQAPFRATVWAQASEAKDGNLSLVATLVNLVQTTSGAPGSGSSTPREAGGKPQLQYQALFALWILTFDKQAASGIDAHFGLASALASAAQAALKHKIVRLIVGIWRNMLAADDENASRLLGAKVLPLCQTLEERNYSDQELTDDLKYVSSALSKRLDEMNSYEEYISELHSKHLTFDNPVHTLEDFWKENAEKLVEHDGKELKELVALVKPEAHSDATTLAVACSDLGKFVHFYDGGRRRVVALGGKDAIMGLVDHDDSQVKHYALQTLARLVSTSWR
- a CDS encoding uncharacterized protein (EggNog:ENOG503P021; COG:J; BUSCO:EOG09263FAK), which gives rise to MLRGVRAQAQAAAASAKRAASTDVKAGAAPLSSALLVTRAPVLQRELTSFEREYYRFNTALSHTLMQPFPRDMYFKKGSAAESRFDEYYTQLQKTWEVETETRGAHESRKNAQNDSDAELYATLPRTTDADAQKNVRSLERALDRTLYLFVSDKKDEWRLPAKALPTERTLDDTLHGTATEAVTEKLGDTMDLWLVSKLPIAVVQGAPKTYILRAHVLAGEPLAKKGVEFAWLTKEEAAERFEKGSSDAKAYWNKVQGLLDE